From the genome of Denticeps clupeoides chromosome 4, fDenClu1.1, whole genome shotgun sequence, one region includes:
- the egfra gene encoding epidermal growth factor receptor: protein MGRGALLGIAASCLLALSCCAPERKVCQGLHNGLAFLSTADDHYQNFVKMYKNCTVVLENLEITYITNKHDLSFLESIQEVGGYVLIALNMASEIPLHNLRIIRGHTLYESRYALAVFSNYEKKVPNYGIKQLLLSSLTEILRGGVNLFNNNNLCNVETIQWADIVDMKSNPTMVLPGVTGSSCKKCDARCYNGSCWAPGKQHCQTFTKVICAEQCSGRCRGHEPSDCCNEHCASGCTGPRSTDCLACRDFQDDGTCKDTCPPLMRYERNLHQLVVNPDGKYSFGATCVKSCPHNYVVTDHGACVRTCSPNTYEVDEGGIRKCKKCDGLCPKVCDGLDSGQLVGVLSINASNIQTFENCTKIHGDVAILSTSIHGDAHTKTLPLDPAMLNVFKSVKEITGYLMIQEWTDSIVSLSPFENLEVIRGRTKKQGRYSLAITKTKITYLGLRSLKEVSDGDVYVSENPNLSYVNPELFQKLFKSSQQTANVKKNAEEGRTCDDMCSAEGCWGPGPTMCLSCMHVNRNARCISSCNILEGEWRESEVNRTCMQCDAECKILNGTATCKAPDPENCAECANFRDGLRCVPRCPNGLLGDGGTSIWKYADKSNVCQPCHKNCTQGCTGPGLQDCIDPTKSYLPIVAAAVVSGLLAFLIFGLGIFILLRRRHIKRKRTLRRLLQERELVQPLTPSGQTPNQALLRILKETEFKKIKVLGSGAFGTVYKGLWVPEGEDVKIPVAIKVLREATSPKANKEILDEAYVMASVDHPHVCRLLGICLTSKVQLITQLMPYGCLLDYVKENKDNIGSQSLLNWCVQIAKGMNYLEERHLVHRDLAARNVLVKTPQHIRITDFGLAKLLSADEKEYQADGGKVPIKWMALESILHRKYTHQSDVWSYGVTVWELMTFGTKPYDGIPASEIASVLEKGERLPQPPICTIDVYMIMVKCWMIDSDSRPRFRELIAEFTKMARDPPRYLVIQGDDRMALPSPSDGRNYRSLVSGVDMKDAVDADEYLVPSHSFFSSPSTSRTHLLQSVSLNSSIGACHSRNGDAFPARENSLVLRYIPDPTDQFLDGDFQPAPEYMNQNGSILSDMTNPNYQHPGPIHHAFSPTAVDETEEEYLNCFKGPLSDALPNPEYLNTTKSILLPLTSISSVMDQKQFKLQNSLDNPDYQQNFCPLGLQSKTNGHLPAAENSEYLGLKGALEVH from the exons TGTGCCAGGGTCTACACAATGGCCTCGCTTTCCTGAGCACAGCTGATGACCACTATCAAAACTTTGTGAAGATGTACAAGAACTGCACTGTGgtcctggagaacctggagatcACATACATCACAAACAAGCATGACTTGTCCTTCCTTGAG AGTATTCAAGAAGTCGGCGGTTATGTTCTAATCGCACTTAATATGGCATCCGAGATCCCCCTCCACAATCTGCGCATCATCCGTGGTCACACACTTTACGAGTCTCGATATGCACTTGCCGTCTTCAGCAACTATGAAAAAAAGGTGCCAAACTATGGGATCAAACAGCTGCTGCTGTCCAGCCTCACAG AAATTCTGAGAGGAGGTGTGAACCTGTTTAACAACAACAATCTGTGCAACGTGGAGACAATTCAGTGGGCCGACATTGTTGATATGAAGAGCAATCCCACGATGGTGTTGCCTGGAGTGACAGGCAGTAGCT GCAAGAAGTGTGATGCAAGATGCTACAACGGTTCTTGCTGGGCACCAGGCAAGCAGCACTGCCAAACAT TCACTAAAGTGATATGCGCCGAACAGTGTTCTGGCCGCTGTAGGGGACATGAACCCAGCGACTGCTGCAATGAGCACTGTGCATCTGGCTGCACCGGACCGCGTTCCACCGACTGCCTG GCTTGCAGGGACTTCCAGGACGATGGGACATGCAAAGACACGTGTCCCCCACTCATGCGGTATGAACGGAACTTACACCAGCTGGTTGTCAACCCAGATGGGAAGTACAGCTTTGGCGCCACCTGTGTCAAGAGCTGCCCAC ATAACTACGTAGTTACAGACCATGGTGCATGTGTTCGGACATGCAGCCCTAACACATATGAGGTTGATGAGGGAGGCATCAGGAAGTGCAAGAAATGTGATGGGCTTTGTCCTAAAG TTTGTGATGGGCTGGACTCAGGACAGCTGGTTGGAGTCTTGTCAATAAATGCAAGCAACATCCAGACATTTGAAAACTGCACTAAAATACACGGCGATGTGGCCATCTTGAGTACATCGATCCATGG GGACGCGCATACCAAAACCCTACCTCTGGATCCTGCCATGCTCAATGTTTTCAAGTCAGTAAAAGAAATCACTG GCTACCTTATGATTCAAGAATGGACAGACAGCATTGTTTCTCTGAGCCCTTTTGAAAATCTTGAAGTTATTCGTGGGAGAACTAAGAAACA GGGCAGATACAGCCTGGCGATTACAAAGACCAAGATAACATACCTTGGTCTGCGTTCCCTCAAAGAGGTCAGCGATGGCGACGTGTATGTCTCTGAGAACCCAAACCTGTCCTACGTCAACCCTGAGCTATTTCAGAAACTCTTTAAGTCCAGCCAGCAAACAGCCAATGTTAAAAAGAATG CTGAGGAGGGCAGGACATGTGATGACATGTGTAGTGCAGAAGGTTGCTGGGGTCCAGGTCCCACCATGTGCCTGTCCTGCATGCATGTCAACCGCAATGCTCGTTGTATCTCTTCATGCAATATCCTGGAAGG TGAATGGAGAGAATCTGAGGTGAACAGGACATGCATGCAGTGTGATGCAGAATGTAAGATTCTGAATGGGACAGCCACATGTAAAGCACCA GATCCAGAGAACTGTGCTGAATGTGCAAACTTTAGAGATGGCCTCCGCTGCGTCCCCCGTTGCCCCAATGGTTTGCTCGGGGATGGCGGCACCAGCATTTGGAAATATGCCGATAAATCCAACGTGTGCCAGCCTTGCCACAAAAATTGCACTCAAGG ATGCACTGGCCCTGGGCTGCAAGACTGCATTGACCCTAC GAAATCGTATTTGCCCATAGTTGCAGCTGCTGTCGTGAGTGGTCTTCTGGCCTTTTTAATTTTTGGCCTGGGCATCTTCATATTGCTGCGAAGGCGTCACATAAAGAGAAAGCGAACGCTGCGCCGACTGCTGCAGGAGAGAGAG CTAGTACAGCCCCTGACACCAAGCGGACAGACACCTAATCAGGCTCTGCTACGCATCCTCAAGGAAACAGAGTTCAAGAAGATCAAAGTGCTGGGTTCTGGAGCATTTGGGACTGTTTATAAG GGACTCTGGGTGCCTGAAGGAGAGGATGTGAAGATTCCTGTGGCGATCAAGGTCTTAAGAGAGGCCACCTCTCCCAAAGCCAACAAGGAGATCTTGGAC GAGGCCTATGTGATGGCCAGCGTTGATCACCCCCATGTCTGCCGTTTGCTGGGCATCTGCCTCACCTCTAAAGTGCAGCTCATCACACAGCTCATGCCGTACGGGTGCTTGTTGGACTACGTCAAGGAGAACAAGGACAACATCGGCTCCCAGAGTCTGCTCAACTGGTGTGTGCAGATCGCCAAG GGGATGAATTATCTTGAAGAGCGTCACTTAGTGCACCGTGACTTGGCAGCCCGGAATGTTCTGGTGAAGACTCCCCAGCATATCAGGATTACTGATTTCGGCCTGGCCAAGCTCCTCAGCGCTGACGAAAAGGAGTACCAGGCAGATGGAGGAAAG GTTCCCATAAAATGGATGGCCCTGGAATCTATCCTTCATCGGAAGTACACCCATCAGAGCGATGTCTGGAGCTATG GTGTCACAGTGTGGGAACTCATGACATTTGGGACCAAACCATATGACGGCATACCAGCCAGTGAGATAGCAAGCGTGCTAGAGAAGGGCGAGAGGCTGCCTCAGCCCCCTATCTGCACCATCGATGTGTACATGATCATGGTTAAAT GCTGGATGATTGATTCTGACAGCAGGCCACGGTTCCGAGAGCTCATTGCAGAGTTTACCAAGATGGCCCGAGACCCTCCACGTTACCTGGTCATTCAG GGCGACGACAGAATGGCACTGCCCAGCCCATCCGATGGGAGGAACTACCGCAGCCTGGTCAGCGGGGTGGACATGAAGGACGCGGTGGACGCTGATGAGTACCTGGTGCCCAGCCACAGTTTCTTCAGCTCTCCCAGCACATCCCGTACTCACCTGCTGCAGTCTGTC AGCCTGAACAGCAGTATTGGGGCATGCCACAGCAGGAATGGG GACGCCTTCCCGGCCCGAGAGAACAGCCTGGTGCTGCGTTACATTCCTGACCCCACCGACCAGTTCCTGGATGGAGACTTCCAGCCCGCGCCAG AGTACATGAACCAGAATGGCTCCATTTTGTCAGACATGACCAACCCAAACTATCAGCACCCGGGTCCCATTCACCATGCCTTCTCCCCCACTGCAGTGGATGAAACTGAGGAAGAGTACCTCAACTGCTTCAAAGGCCCTCTGTCAGACGCCCTGCCCAATCCTGAGTATCTCAACACTACCAAATCCATTCTTCTGCCCCTGACCTCCATAAGCTCTGTTATGGACCAGAAACAGTTTAAGCTGCAGAACAGCTTAGACAACCCTGACTACCAGCAAAACTTCTGCCCACTAGGCCTGCAGTCCAAGACAAACGGGCATCTTCCGGCCGCAGAGAACTCTGAGTATTTGGGTCTGAAGGGAGCCTTGGAGGTCCACTAG